From the genome of Mycobacterium dioxanotrophicus, one region includes:
- a CDS encoding WXG100 family type VII secretion target translates to MLVNPELLRALAGQVDSAASVIGRADVGSKVSTSADGLASSTTQWAAHTVGEHFTGVANQLAQNVTKIGTAVRGAGDRFEVADNTLAGQFDGFF, encoded by the coding sequence GTGTTAGTTAACCCAGAACTGTTGCGGGCCCTTGCCGGACAGGTGGATTCTGCAGCCTCAGTGATCGGTCGCGCCGACGTGGGGTCGAAGGTGTCGACATCAGCTGATGGCTTGGCGAGCTCGACCACTCAATGGGCGGCTCATACCGTGGGCGAACATTTCACTGGTGTCGCAAACCAACTCGCACAGAACGTCACCAAGATCGGAACGGCGGTCCGCGGGGCCGGCGACCGCTTCGAAGTTGCCGACAACACGCTGGCCGGCCAGTTCGACGGGTTCTTCTAG
- a CDS encoding LLM class F420-dependent oxidoreductase, which produces MTDITRAKPDLGSFGVFGHYSQFQPLSAEQLQEIEALGYGAIWAGGSPPAELDWVEPILEKTTNLQVATGIVNIWTADAGAVAESFHRIDAAYPGRFLLGIGVGHREAIGEYRKPLDALTDYLDKLDEHGVPEHRRVVAALGPKVLQLSAERAAGAHPYLTTPEHTAQAREIIGPDAFLAPEHKVVLTTDNEKARAVGRKALDLYLGLTNYLNNFKRLGFTDADLAKPGSDAFIDAVVAHGTVDEVAARLKEHREAGADHVPVQVLTSPDKLVPALAELAGPLGLK; this is translated from the coding sequence ATGACTGACATCACGCGCGCCAAGCCTGACCTCGGTAGTTTCGGCGTTTTCGGGCATTATTCGCAGTTCCAGCCGCTGTCGGCAGAACAGTTGCAGGAGATCGAAGCCCTCGGCTACGGGGCGATCTGGGCGGGTGGCTCGCCGCCTGCCGAGCTGGACTGGGTCGAGCCGATTCTGGAGAAGACCACCAACCTGCAGGTCGCGACGGGCATCGTCAACATCTGGACGGCCGACGCCGGGGCGGTCGCGGAGTCCTTCCATCGCATCGACGCCGCGTACCCGGGCCGTTTCCTGCTGGGTATCGGTGTCGGCCACCGCGAGGCCATCGGCGAGTACCGCAAACCGCTCGACGCCCTCACCGACTATCTGGACAAGCTCGACGAGCACGGCGTTCCCGAGCACCGCCGCGTGGTCGCTGCGCTCGGCCCCAAGGTGCTGCAGTTGTCGGCGGAACGCGCGGCCGGTGCCCACCCGTACCTGACCACCCCCGAGCACACCGCACAGGCCCGCGAGATCATCGGGCCGGACGCGTTTCTCGCCCCGGAGCACAAGGTGGTGCTGACCACCGATAACGAAAAGGCCCGCGCGGTCGGCCGCAAGGCCCTCGACCTCTACCTCGGCCTGACCAACTACCTCAACAACTTCAAGCGACTGGGCTTCACCGATGCCGATCTGGCCAAGCCGGGCAGCGATGCGTTCATCGACGCCGTGGTCGCGCACGGCACCGTCGACGAGGTGGCGGCGCGACTCAAAGAGCACCGCGAGGCCGGCGCGGACCACGTGCCCGTGCAGGTTCTCACCTCGCCCGACAAACTGGTACCGGCACTTGCCGAACTTGCCGGGCCGCTGGGCCTCAAGTAA
- a CDS encoding LLM class F420-dependent oxidoreductase: MSLNLGRFGVWTFGAPTPEQAAEIEKLGYGAIWPGGSPTADLAFVEPILAATDTLQVATGIVNVWTAPAAQVAESYHRIEAAHPGRFILGIGIGHPEHTQEYRKPYDVLVEYLDALDEQGVPKERRVVAALGPKVLKLAADRSAGAHPYLTTPEHTAQARELIGPGVFLAPEHKVVLTDGSEQQGEAARAVGRETVDFYLNLSNYLNNWRRLGFSEDDIAKPGSNRLIDAVVAHGTPDDVAARLRQHLDAGADHVAIQVLGGWDKLLGTLTELAGPLGLKG, from the coding sequence ATGAGCTTGAACCTGGGCCGCTTTGGGGTGTGGACGTTCGGTGCGCCGACGCCCGAGCAGGCCGCCGAGATCGAGAAGCTGGGCTACGGCGCCATCTGGCCGGGCGGTTCGCCCACCGCCGACCTGGCGTTCGTCGAACCGATCCTGGCGGCGACCGACACGCTGCAGGTGGCCACCGGCATCGTCAATGTGTGGACTGCCCCCGCGGCGCAGGTGGCTGAGTCCTATCACCGCATCGAGGCGGCACACCCCGGCCGGTTCATCCTCGGCATCGGCATCGGCCATCCCGAGCACACCCAGGAGTACCGCAAGCCCTACGACGTGCTGGTCGAGTACCTCGACGCGCTCGACGAGCAGGGTGTGCCGAAGGAACGGCGAGTGGTAGCCGCGCTGGGACCCAAGGTGCTGAAGCTGGCCGCCGACCGTAGTGCGGGCGCGCATCCGTACCTGACGACGCCCGAGCACACCGCGCAGGCCCGCGAGCTCATCGGCCCTGGCGTGTTTCTCGCCCCCGAGCACAAGGTGGTGCTGACCGACGGGTCCGAGCAACAGGGCGAGGCGGCGCGGGCGGTCGGCCGCGAGACCGTCGACTTCTATCTGAATCTGAGCAATTACCTGAACAACTGGCGACGGTTGGGATTCAGCGAGGACGACATCGCCAAGCCCGGCAGCAACCGTCTGATCGATGCTGTCGTCGCTCACGGCACGCCCGATGACGTAGCGGCGCGTTTGCGGCAACACCTCGACGCGGGCGCCGACCATGTGGCGATCCAGGTGCTCGGCGGATGGGACAAGCTGCTCGGAACACTGACGGAGCTGGCAGGCCCGCTGGGCCTGAAAGGCTGA
- the rfbB gene encoding dTDP-glucose 4,6-dehydratase gives MRLLVTGGAGFIGANFVQDAVRDGASVTVLDALTYAGSRESLAPVADRIRLVEGDVCDAALVSSLTADADAVVHFAAETHVDNALADPAPFVQSNVVGTFTVLEAVRRHGVRLHHISTDEVYGDLPLDDPARFTENTPYNPSSPYSSTKAAADLLVRAWVRSYGVHATLSNCSNNYGPYQHVEKFIPRQITNVLTGRRPKLYGAGANVRDWIHVDDHNAAVRRILADGKAGQTYLIGAQCEQNNLTVMRTLLRLMGRDPDDFDHVTDRAGHDLRYAIDPSTLTDELGWKPVHTDFEDGLRNTIDWYRANESWWGPLKEQVEANYQERGQ, from the coding sequence ATGCGGTTGCTGGTCACCGGGGGTGCCGGGTTCATCGGGGCGAATTTCGTGCAGGACGCCGTCCGCGACGGCGCGTCAGTAACGGTGCTCGACGCTCTCACCTATGCCGGCAGCCGGGAGTCACTGGCGCCGGTGGCCGACCGGATCCGCTTGGTCGAGGGCGATGTGTGCGACGCGGCGTTGGTGTCGAGCCTGACGGCCGACGCCGACGCCGTGGTGCACTTCGCGGCCGAAACCCATGTGGACAACGCGCTGGCCGATCCGGCGCCGTTCGTACAGTCCAACGTCGTCGGCACCTTCACGGTGCTGGAGGCGGTGCGCCGGCACGGGGTGCGGCTGCATCACATCTCCACCGACGAGGTGTACGGCGACCTGCCCCTCGACGATCCGGCGCGGTTCACCGAGAACACGCCGTACAACCCGTCGAGCCCCTACTCGTCGACCAAGGCCGCCGCCGACCTGCTGGTGCGGGCCTGGGTGCGGTCCTACGGCGTACACGCGACGCTGTCGAACTGCTCCAACAACTACGGCCCGTACCAGCACGTGGAGAAGTTCATCCCGCGCCAGATCACCAACGTGCTCACCGGCCGCAGGCCCAAGCTGTACGGCGCCGGCGCCAATGTCCGCGACTGGATCCACGTCGATGACCACAACGCTGCGGTGCGCCGGATCCTGGCCGACGGTAAGGCGGGCCAGACCTACCTGATCGGCGCGCAGTGCGAGCAGAACAACCTGACCGTGATGCGCACGCTGCTGCGGTTGATGGGCCGTGACCCCGACGATTTCGACCACGTCACCGACCGCGCTGGGCACGACCTGCGGTATGCCATCGACCCGTCGACGCTCACCGACGAGCTGGGCTGGAAACCGGTGCACACCGACTTCGAAGACGGTCTGCGCAACACCATCGACTGGTACCGCGCCAACGAATCTTGGTGGGGCCCACTCAAAGAACAGGTCGAGGCGAACTACCAGGAGCGCGGCCAGTGA
- a CDS encoding dTDP-4-dehydrorhamnose 3,5-epimerase family protein, producing MTARELKVPGAWELTPKLHGDSRGMFFEWFTDSGFTGFTGHRFDLRQANCSVSAAGVLRGVHFAELPPSQAKYVTCVRGSVFDVVVDIRVGSPTYGQWDSVLLDDRDRRSIYLSEGLGHAFLALEDDSTVMYLCSAPYSPEREHTILATDLGIDWPEGHELVISDRDAAAPTLDEVRAAGLLPTWEDTRAFVEELRSEA from the coding sequence GTGACCGCACGGGAACTCAAGGTCCCCGGGGCGTGGGAGCTCACCCCCAAACTGCACGGCGATTCCCGCGGGATGTTCTTCGAGTGGTTCACCGACTCGGGTTTCACCGGTTTCACCGGGCACAGGTTCGATCTGCGCCAGGCCAACTGCTCGGTGTCGGCGGCGGGGGTGCTGCGCGGTGTGCATTTCGCGGAACTGCCGCCGAGTCAGGCCAAATACGTGACGTGCGTGCGCGGTTCGGTGTTCGACGTGGTGGTCGACATTCGCGTCGGCTCCCCCACCTACGGGCAGTGGGATTCCGTGCTGCTCGACGACCGCGACCGCCGGTCGATCTATCTGTCCGAAGGCCTGGGCCACGCTTTCCTTGCGCTGGAAGATGATTCGACCGTCATGTATCTGTGCTCCGCACCGTATTCGCCGGAGCGGGAGCACACCATCCTGGCCACCGATCTGGGCATCGACTGGCCGGAGGGCCACGAGCTGGTGATCTCCGACCGCGACGCCGCCGCGCCGACCCTCGACGAGGTGCGCGCCGCGGGCCTCCTGCCGACCTGGGAGGACACCCGCGCCTTCGTCGAGGAGTTGCGCAGCGAGGCCTAA
- a CDS encoding APC family permease, producing MSTNTETTADHRLHGKLGPVGVVFMVVAAAAPLTVIGGNMPLAMGLGNGAGAPVGFLIAAAVLLVFSVGFVAMTPYVPEAGAFFSYVTLGLGNRPGSGIAAVALIAYTAIQVGIYGYIGWAIGDTVRFYGGPQIPWPAYSFVILAIVALLGYRHIDLSAKVLGVALVLEISVVVVLDLVIVAKPGPAGVTFASFTPGIFTHGALGIAVLFALTGFIGFEATAVFRDEARNPERTIPRATYAAVLLIGGFYAITCWAFVVAIGPDQVTETAQRTLAGDANMLLDTTDANLGRIGRDVVNVLLLTSLFACVLSFHNVIARYQFALARKGLLPNRLATVHSSHGSPAVSSVVQTVTAAVIVGILAALGVDPLVGVFGSMAGVATVGMVLLMLTTSVAVLVYFARHRSDAAGRTWQTRIAPALACAGLLGSLWLVLTNFTLVTGGSAMLSAILAAIPFVGLVGGALLRRS from the coding sequence ATGAGTACCAACACTGAAACGACTGCCGACCACCGGCTGCACGGGAAGCTCGGTCCGGTCGGAGTGGTGTTCATGGTGGTCGCGGCCGCAGCCCCGCTGACCGTCATCGGCGGCAACATGCCGCTGGCGATGGGACTCGGCAACGGTGCGGGCGCACCGGTCGGATTCCTCATCGCCGCAGCGGTTCTGCTGGTGTTCAGCGTCGGCTTCGTGGCGATGACGCCGTATGTGCCCGAGGCCGGAGCCTTCTTCTCCTACGTGACGCTGGGACTGGGTAACCGGCCGGGCAGTGGCATCGCCGCAGTCGCGCTGATCGCCTACACCGCGATCCAGGTGGGCATCTACGGCTACATCGGCTGGGCCATCGGCGATACCGTGCGGTTCTACGGAGGACCGCAAATACCTTGGCCTGCCTACTCGTTCGTGATACTCGCGATCGTGGCGCTGCTCGGGTACCGGCATATCGACCTCAGTGCCAAGGTACTCGGGGTGGCGCTGGTGCTGGAGATCAGCGTGGTTGTGGTGCTCGATCTGGTGATCGTCGCGAAGCCGGGGCCTGCCGGCGTGACGTTCGCATCGTTCACCCCGGGTATCTTCACCCACGGCGCGCTGGGCATCGCGGTGCTGTTCGCGCTGACGGGCTTCATCGGTTTCGAGGCAACGGCGGTGTTCCGCGACGAGGCCCGCAATCCTGAACGCACCATTCCCCGCGCCACCTATGCGGCGGTGCTACTCATCGGCGGCTTCTACGCGATCACGTGCTGGGCGTTCGTCGTCGCGATCGGCCCCGACCAGGTCACCGAAACCGCCCAGCGCACCCTGGCCGGTGACGCCAACATGCTGTTGGACACCACCGACGCCAACCTCGGCAGGATCGGCCGTGACGTCGTCAACGTGTTGCTGCTGACCAGTCTCTTCGCCTGCGTGCTGTCCTTTCACAACGTGATCGCCCGCTACCAGTTCGCGCTGGCCCGAAAAGGGTTGCTGCCCAACAGATTGGCGACCGTGCATTCGTCGCACGGCTCGCCCGCGGTGTCCTCGGTGGTGCAGACCGTCACGGCCGCCGTCATCGTCGGCATCCTCGCCGCGCTCGGGGTCGACCCCTTGGTCGGAGTGTTCGGGTCGATGGCCGGTGTGGCGACGGTCGGAATGGTGCTGCTGATGCTCACCACCTCGGTGGCGGTACTGGTCTACTTCGCCCGCCACCGCTCCGACGCCGCCGGACGCACCTGGCAGACCCGCATCGCGCCGGCCCTGGCGTGTGCCGGCCTGCTGGGCAGCCTGTGGCTGGTCCTGACGAACTTCACCCTCGTCACCGGCGGCAGTGCGATGCTCAGCGCCATCCTCGCGGCGATCCCGTTCGTCGGTCTCGTGGGTGGTGCGCTGCTGCGACGCAGTTAG